The following are from one region of the Channa argus isolate prfri chromosome 6, Channa argus male v1.0, whole genome shotgun sequence genome:
- the mindy4b gene encoding inactive ubiquitin carboxyl-terminal hydrolase MINDY-4B isoform X1 has product MVVQARVIKNLLFLDKSSSDTEILQSFSQVGQWDQEKALAAALSDSLWSAGQEVSATITLVAEDYCITPQLDYKLDDFTEKLQLFTFTKKEDVTKFILEHVQCFTDEGSHGVILFLYSLICSRTIDRVKEDLDSTTSHLLHLSLGNFVCHQALLNLLLTGRASPHVFNGTLFSEKDGRTGEHPLQGVLSRSDVGYLHWSQEQMERDTLPQVGSMLKTPRFPIWLCCINRSYSILFSMKRSLLSDWRKEQLFHLYYYNGQSSQKTTARLTVDTQSHHCEALARNSNEDPEKGSLEMTIRTKWDGATVDWNSTSPFY; this is encoded by the exons ATGGTCGTCCAGGCTCGTGTCATTAAAAACCTGTTGTTCCTGGATAAGAGCAGCTCCGACACAGAGATTCTGCAAAG TTTCAGCCAGGTGGGACAGTGGGATCAGGAGAAGGCATTAGCAGCAGCATTGTCCGACAGCCTGTGGTCGGCCGGACAAGAGGTCAGTGCCACCATTACCCTAGTAGCCGAAGACTACTGTATCACTCCTCAGCTGGACTACAAACTGGACGACTTCACAGAGAAG CTCCAGCTGTTCACATTTACCAAGAAAGAAGATGTCACGAAGTTCATCCTTGAGCATGTACAGTGT TTTACAGATGAGGGCAGTCATGGAGTCATCCTGTTCCTGTACAGCCTCATCTGCTCCCGAACAATTGACAG GGTGAAGGAGGACCTGGACTCCACCACCTCCCACCTGCTGCACCTCAGTTTGGGCAACTTTGTCTGTCATCAG GCTTTGCTGAACCTCCTGCTAACAGGCAGAGCCAGTCCTCACGTCTTTAATGGGACCCTGTTCTCGGAGAAGGATGGTCGAACTGGGGAGCACCCCCTGCAGGGCGTCCTGTCTCGAAGTGATGTGGGGTATCTGCACTGGAGCCAAGAGCAGATGGAGAGGGACACACTGCCACAG GTGGGCAGCATGCTGAAGACCCCCAGGTTTCCAATCTGGCTCTGCTGTATAAACAGATCCTACTCGATTCTGTTCAGCATGAAGCGTTCGCTGCTGTCCGACTGGAGGAAGGAGCAGCTGTTCCACCTATACTACTACAATGGGCAGAGCTCCCAGAAAACCACAGCCAGACTGACCGTTG ATACACAGTCCCACCACTGTGAGGCCTTAGCCAGAAACTCCAATGAGGATCCAGAGAAAGGCTCTCTTGAAATGACCATTAGGACCAAGTGGGACGGAGCCACTGTAGACTGGAACAGCACATCCCCTTTCTACTAA
- the tsen34 gene encoding tRNA-splicing endonuclease subunit Sen34, with amino-acid sequence MEASPCRDERQTCDEDSSPAVGVSLCDSAPLLWRVQDLRMVRSRGLVGALLGSLSRSPRQNGRMGRPLLLLPEEERLLSEHRAAAASPAANQDIGEVEQYEEEQQRCYEEQSILALEDRKSALLQAMTSSGAESDVALRGRLEALDQSFTFPWSALAVQLSTARAGLTYCPEARAFLQADWPIREQDRPQCNVRYQVFRDLRGRGFYLTSAGKFGGDFLIYPGDPLRFHAHFIAICLSEDESICLLDILAVARLGSNVKKTVLLCSPGTEGAVTYTSLQWSGMA; translated from the exons ATGGAGGCGTCTCCATGTAGAGACGAGCGCCAGACTTGCGATGAGGACTCGTCTCCTGCTGTAGGTGTTAGTCTCTGTGACTCAGCCCCTTTGCTGTGGAGGGTTCAGGACTTGAGGATGGTCCGGTCTCGTGGCCTGGTGGGGGCTCTGCTGGGTTCCCTGTCCCGGAGTCCTCGACAGAACGGACGTATGGGGCGACCACTGCTATTACTGCCAGAGGAGGAAAGGCTGTTGAGTGAACACCGCGCAGCCGCTGCTTCACCAGCCGCTAACCAG GATATAGGAGAGGTGGAGCAATatgaggaggagcagcagagatgtTATGAGGAGCAAAGCATCCTTGCTCTGGAGGACAGGAAGTCAGCGCTGCTCCAAGCAATGACCTCATCAG GTGCAGAGTCTGATGTGGCCCTGCGGGGTCGCCTGGAGGCCCTAGACCAGAGTTTCACTTTTCCTTGGTCGGCATTGGCTGTGCAGCTAAGCACGGCCCGGGCGGGGCTAACTTACTGCCCCGAGGCTAGGGCCTTCTTGCAGGCTGACTGGCCAATCAGAGAGCAGGACAGGCCGCAATGTAATGTCAGGTACCAGGTGTTCAGAGACCTGAGGGGACGGGGCTTCTACCTAACATCAGCAGGGAAGTTTGGAGGAGACTTCCTGATCTACCCAG GTGATCCTCTGCGTTTCCACGCTCACTTCATCGCCATCTGTCTCTCTGAGGATGAGTCTATCTGTTTGCTGGACATCCTTGCTGTGGCGCGTCTGGGATCAAACGTCAAGAAGACCGTCCTGCTCTGCTCGCCGGGGACAGAAGGAGCTGTGACGTACACATCACTGCAGTGGAGCGGGATGGCTTAA
- the mindy4b gene encoding inactive ubiquitin carboxyl-terminal hydrolase MINDY-4B isoform X3, translated as MVVQARVIKNLLFLDKSSSDTEILQSFSQVGQWDQEKALAAALSDSLWSAGQEFTDEGSHGVILFLYSLICSRTIDRVKEDLDSTTSHLLHLSLGNFVCHQALLNLLLTGRASPHVFNGTLFSEKDGRTGEHPLQGVLSRSDVGYLHWSQEQMERDTLPQVGSMLKTPRFPIWLCCINRSYSILFSMKRSLLSDWRKEQLFHLYYYNGQSSQKTTARLTVDTQSHHCEALARNSNEDPEKGSLEMTIRTKWDGATVDWNSTSPFY; from the exons ATGGTCGTCCAGGCTCGTGTCATTAAAAACCTGTTGTTCCTGGATAAGAGCAGCTCCGACACAGAGATTCTGCAAAG TTTCAGCCAGGTGGGACAGTGGGATCAGGAGAAGGCATTAGCAGCAGCATTGTCCGACAGCCTGTGGTCGGCCGGACAAGAG TTTACAGATGAGGGCAGTCATGGAGTCATCCTGTTCCTGTACAGCCTCATCTGCTCCCGAACAATTGACAG GGTGAAGGAGGACCTGGACTCCACCACCTCCCACCTGCTGCACCTCAGTTTGGGCAACTTTGTCTGTCATCAG GCTTTGCTGAACCTCCTGCTAACAGGCAGAGCCAGTCCTCACGTCTTTAATGGGACCCTGTTCTCGGAGAAGGATGGTCGAACTGGGGAGCACCCCCTGCAGGGCGTCCTGTCTCGAAGTGATGTGGGGTATCTGCACTGGAGCCAAGAGCAGATGGAGAGGGACACACTGCCACAG GTGGGCAGCATGCTGAAGACCCCCAGGTTTCCAATCTGGCTCTGCTGTATAAACAGATCCTACTCGATTCTGTTCAGCATGAAGCGTTCGCTGCTGTCCGACTGGAGGAAGGAGCAGCTGTTCCACCTATACTACTACAATGGGCAGAGCTCCCAGAAAACCACAGCCAGACTGACCGTTG ATACACAGTCCCACCACTGTGAGGCCTTAGCCAGAAACTCCAATGAGGATCCAGAGAAAGGCTCTCTTGAAATGACCATTAGGACCAAGTGGGACGGAGCCACTGTAGACTGGAACAGCACATCCCCTTTCTACTAA
- the mindy4b gene encoding inactive ubiquitin carboxyl-terminal hydrolase MINDY-4B isoform X2, producing the protein MVVQARVIKNLLFLDKSSSDTEILQSFSQVGQWDQEKALAAALSDSLWSAGQEVSATITLVAEDYCITPQLDYKLDDFTEKFTDEGSHGVILFLYSLICSRTIDRVKEDLDSTTSHLLHLSLGNFVCHQALLNLLLTGRASPHVFNGTLFSEKDGRTGEHPLQGVLSRSDVGYLHWSQEQMERDTLPQVGSMLKTPRFPIWLCCINRSYSILFSMKRSLLSDWRKEQLFHLYYYNGQSSQKTTARLTVDTQSHHCEALARNSNEDPEKGSLEMTIRTKWDGATVDWNSTSPFY; encoded by the exons ATGGTCGTCCAGGCTCGTGTCATTAAAAACCTGTTGTTCCTGGATAAGAGCAGCTCCGACACAGAGATTCTGCAAAG TTTCAGCCAGGTGGGACAGTGGGATCAGGAGAAGGCATTAGCAGCAGCATTGTCCGACAGCCTGTGGTCGGCCGGACAAGAGGTCAGTGCCACCATTACCCTAGTAGCCGAAGACTACTGTATCACTCCTCAGCTGGACTACAAACTGGACGACTTCACAGAGAAG TTTACAGATGAGGGCAGTCATGGAGTCATCCTGTTCCTGTACAGCCTCATCTGCTCCCGAACAATTGACAG GGTGAAGGAGGACCTGGACTCCACCACCTCCCACCTGCTGCACCTCAGTTTGGGCAACTTTGTCTGTCATCAG GCTTTGCTGAACCTCCTGCTAACAGGCAGAGCCAGTCCTCACGTCTTTAATGGGACCCTGTTCTCGGAGAAGGATGGTCGAACTGGGGAGCACCCCCTGCAGGGCGTCCTGTCTCGAAGTGATGTGGGGTATCTGCACTGGAGCCAAGAGCAGATGGAGAGGGACACACTGCCACAG GTGGGCAGCATGCTGAAGACCCCCAGGTTTCCAATCTGGCTCTGCTGTATAAACAGATCCTACTCGATTCTGTTCAGCATGAAGCGTTCGCTGCTGTCCGACTGGAGGAAGGAGCAGCTGTTCCACCTATACTACTACAATGGGCAGAGCTCCCAGAAAACCACAGCCAGACTGACCGTTG ATACACAGTCCCACCACTGTGAGGCCTTAGCCAGAAACTCCAATGAGGATCCAGAGAAAGGCTCTCTTGAAATGACCATTAGGACCAAGTGGGACGGAGCCACTGTAGACTGGAACAGCACATCCCCTTTCTACTAA